The following proteins are encoded in a genomic region of Arthrobacter jiangjiafuii:
- a CDS encoding HAD-IIA family hydrolase, whose translation MPGTPLIAGYDAVLSDLDGVVYAGPHAIPGAVEALQRLDGAGVQLAYVTNNASRSSEAVAAHLRELGAPATAETVFGSAQAGAELLAGQVPAGATVLVTGSAWLLEQVREQGLVPVASADEAPDAVIQGFDPGLGWKDLAEAAFAVGRGAVWVATNTDMSIPQARGIAPGNGTLVAAVAAATGRTPLVAGKPEAPLFLTAARHLGAQAPLVVGDRLDTDILGGNNAGYATAMVLTGVDTPQTALAARTQERPAFLLKDLDSLYHPYPETVFEDGMYRCGSATARVLGDTVEISGDSADLNSWRAACAAWWEARPQEDSATAPVLSWTVTAGG comes from the coding sequence ATGCCGGGCACCCCGCTGATAGCCGGATACGATGCCGTCCTGTCCGATTTGGACGGCGTCGTCTATGCGGGTCCGCATGCCATACCCGGAGCCGTCGAGGCGTTGCAGCGCCTCGACGGCGCCGGTGTGCAGCTGGCCTACGTCACCAACAACGCCTCGCGTTCCTCGGAAGCGGTGGCGGCGCACCTGCGCGAGTTGGGGGCGCCGGCTACGGCGGAAACCGTGTTCGGCTCGGCGCAGGCCGGCGCCGAACTGCTGGCCGGACAGGTGCCGGCCGGTGCCACTGTCCTCGTCACGGGAAGTGCCTGGCTCCTGGAGCAGGTCCGTGAACAGGGCCTGGTTCCTGTTGCGTCGGCTGATGAGGCGCCCGACGCCGTCATCCAGGGTTTTGACCCCGGACTCGGCTGGAAGGACCTCGCCGAGGCGGCGTTCGCCGTCGGCCGCGGTGCAGTGTGGGTCGCCACCAATACCGATATGTCCATCCCCCAGGCACGGGGGATTGCTCCCGGAAACGGAACGCTGGTGGCCGCCGTTGCGGCAGCCACCGGCAGGACTCCGCTGGTGGCCGGCAAGCCAGAGGCCCCGCTTTTCCTGACGGCAGCACGCCACTTGGGTGCGCAGGCACCCCTGGTGGTGGGCGACCGCCTGGATACCGACATCCTCGGCGGCAACAACGCCGGATACGCCACTGCGATGGTGCTCACCGGTGTCGATACCCCGCAGACCGCATTGGCCGCGCGCACGCAGGAGCGGCCTGCCTTCCTGCTGAAGGACCTCGACTCCCTGTATCACCCGTATCCGGAAACCGTCTTCGAGGACGGCATGTACCGCTGCGGCAGTGCTACGGCGCGGGTGCTTGGTGACACGGTGGAGATCTCCGGAGACAGTGCCGATCTCAACAGCTGGCGGGCCGCGTGTGCGGCCTGGTGGGAGGCCCGTCCGCAGGAGGACAGCGCCACCGCGCCGGTGCTCAGCTGGACTGTCACCGCCGGCGGATAA
- a CDS encoding TlyA family RNA methyltransferase — MARLDQELVARGLARSRTHAAKLISAGRISRAGTVLGKASAAVAADDPLTVLDDGVPDYVSRAGHKLAGALDAFPQVKPEGLRCLDAGASTGGFTDVLLRRGADRVVAVDVGHDQLVDVLRQDPRVDVHEGMNVRYLEPEAIGGPADLTVADLSFISLTLVIGPLAAATRPGGSLLLMVKPQFEVGREKLEKAGVVLDPLKHRMAVARVVAAAMSENLRVAGLARSPLPGQNGNVEFFLWLQVPQAQDPAEERFEDPQSAARSLVDAAFDGFDGPGPEPVTDRFAQAARSTGD; from the coding sequence GTGGCAAGACTGGACCAGGAACTGGTGGCCAGGGGACTGGCCCGCTCCCGGACGCATGCGGCCAAGCTCATCAGCGCCGGCCGTATTTCCCGTGCGGGCACGGTTCTGGGCAAGGCTTCGGCGGCCGTCGCCGCGGATGATCCGCTGACGGTGCTCGACGACGGCGTCCCCGACTACGTGAGCCGGGCCGGCCATAAGCTGGCCGGAGCCCTCGACGCCTTCCCACAGGTGAAGCCTGAGGGGCTGCGCTGCCTCGACGCCGGAGCCTCCACCGGAGGCTTTACCGACGTCCTGCTGCGCCGGGGCGCCGACCGCGTGGTGGCCGTCGACGTCGGACACGACCAGTTGGTGGACGTGCTGCGCCAGGACCCACGCGTCGACGTCCACGAGGGGATGAACGTCCGGTATCTGGAACCCGAGGCCATCGGCGGCCCGGCAGACCTGACCGTTGCCGACCTCTCCTTTATTTCCCTGACCCTGGTCATCGGCCCGCTGGCAGCAGCCACCCGCCCGGGCGGCAGCCTGCTGCTTATGGTCAAGCCGCAGTTTGAAGTCGGCCGTGAGAAGCTGGAGAAGGCCGGCGTCGTCCTTGATCCGCTAAAGCACCGGATGGCGGTGGCACGCGTGGTTGCCGCGGCGATGTCCGAAAACCTCCGGGTCGCAGGGCTGGCCCGCAGCCCGCTGCCGGGACAGAACGGCAACGTGGAGTTCTTCCTCTGGCTGCAGGTACCGCAGGCGCAGGATCCGGCGGAAGAACGCTTCGAAGATCCACAGAGTGCCGCACGCAGTTTGGTGGATGCGGCCTTTGACGGGTTTGATGGACCCGGACCTGAGCCGGTAACGGATCGGTTTGCGCAGGCGGCACGCTCCACAGGAGACTGA
- a CDS encoding NAD kinase, protein MSRRILVLAHTGRQAAMTAAQEACTQLHASGLIPVMRRRDLEDIQAVYGVLTAPTEILDEDVMLDGVDLGMVLGGDGTILRAAELVRGTDVPLLGVNLGHVGFLAESERADLAQTVHWVVERAYSVEERMTIDVKVWFEDRMIAHTWALNEAAIEKSDRQRMLEVVVEVDARPISSFGCDGIVLATPTGSTAYSFSAGGPVVWPEVEALLITPISAHALFARPLVVAPTSLLAVEILTRTDAAGVLWCDGRRSVELPPGARVEVTRSDVPVRLARTHATPFSERLVRKFQLPTQGWRGPAGAPGEHSESVELTPRTVESGGVAP, encoded by the coding sequence ATGAGCAGACGGATACTCGTGCTGGCCCATACGGGCCGGCAGGCTGCCATGACTGCCGCGCAGGAAGCCTGCACCCAGCTGCATGCCTCCGGACTGATTCCGGTCATGCGCCGGAGGGACCTTGAAGACATCCAGGCCGTGTACGGCGTCCTGACCGCCCCCACCGAGATCCTCGACGAAGACGTCATGCTGGACGGCGTTGACCTGGGCATGGTGCTCGGCGGCGACGGCACGATCCTCCGGGCGGCGGAGCTGGTCCGCGGCACCGACGTGCCGCTGCTTGGCGTCAACCTGGGGCATGTGGGATTCCTGGCCGAAAGCGAACGCGCCGACCTGGCACAGACAGTGCACTGGGTGGTCGAACGGGCCTACTCGGTGGAAGAACGCATGACCATCGACGTCAAGGTCTGGTTCGAGGACCGGATGATCGCCCACACCTGGGCGCTCAATGAAGCAGCCATCGAAAAATCCGACCGCCAGCGCATGCTCGAAGTGGTGGTGGAAGTAGACGCCCGGCCCATCAGCTCCTTCGGCTGCGACGGCATTGTCCTGGCCACACCCACCGGCTCCACCGCGTATTCCTTCTCGGCAGGCGGCCCGGTGGTCTGGCCCGAGGTGGAGGCGCTGCTGATCACGCCCATCAGCGCCCACGCGCTTTTCGCCCGGCCGCTCGTCGTCGCGCCCACCTCGCTCCTGGCCGTGGAAATCCTGACCCGGACGGACGCCGCCGGCGTACTCTGGTGCGACGGCCGGCGCAGCGTCGAGCTGCCGCCGGGAGCCCGCGTGGAAGTGACACGCTCCGACGTCCCGGTCCGGCTGGCCCGCACGCACGCCACCCCCTTCTCCGAACGCCTGGTCCGCAAGTTCCAGCTCCCCACCCAGGGCTGGCGCGGTCCGGCCGGTGCGCCCGGCGAGCACTCGGAAAGCGTGGAGCTCACACCCCGCACCGTTGAAAGTGGAGGAGTGGCCCCATGA